Proteins encoded by one window of Misgurnus anguillicaudatus chromosome 4, ASM2758022v2, whole genome shotgun sequence:
- the exoc7 gene encoding exocyst complex component 7 isoform X5, which produces MIPTEDASARKRKIEEKLKQEQDTLSFIRESLEKSDQLTNGMVSILSSFESRLMQLENSIIPVHKQTENLQRLQENVDKTLSCMDHVISYYHVAKDTDKIIREGPAGRLDEYLACIAKIQKAVEYFQDNNPDSPELNTVKARFEKGKELLEAEFRSLLTRYSKPVPPVLILDAIGGDEDMEVQEDVTLEHLPEAVLQDIICISAWLVEYGRNQDFMNVYFQVRSSQLDRSIKGLKEHFRKNSASSAIHSPAVQAKRKETPTKKAPKRPVYIPGTIRKAQNLLKQYSQHGLDGKKGSNLTPLEGKDDVLDIEIDSYIHCISAFVKLAQSEYVLLTEIIPEHHQKKTFDSLIQEALDNLMLEGDNIVSAARRAIMRHDYSAVLTIFPILRHLKQTKPDFDATLQGTAASTKNKLPALITSMETIGAKALEEFADSIKNDPDKEYNMPKDGTVHELTSNAILFLQQLLDFQETAGAMLASQVLGDTYNIPLDPRESSSSASSYSSEFSRRLLSTYIYKVLGNLQLNLSNKAKVYEDPALRAIFLHNNYNYILKSLEKSELIQLVAVTHKRVESSYRELIEQEIQNYQRSWFKVTENLTERNIPAFLPGTKLKDKERQIIKDKFKGFNDGLEELCKIQKGWAVPDKDQRDAIRHAQKRAVSDAYKAFLQRCANISFTKNPEKYHRYSPEQVEVMIDRLFDTSA; this is translated from the exons GAACAGGACACACTGTCATTTATTCGCGAAAGTCTGGAGAAAAGTGATCAGTTGACTAATG GAATGGTGTCGATTCTGTCTTCATTTGAGAGCCGTTTAATGCAGCTGGAAAACTCCATCATACCGGTTCATAAACAAACAGAGAACCTGCAGAGATTACAGGAGAACGTTGATAAAACTCTCTCTTGTATGGATCATGTCATCAGTTATTACCACGTCGCCAAAGATACAGACAAGATCATCCGTGAGGG CCCGGCGGGTCGTCTGGATGAATATCTGGCCTGCATTGCAAAGATCCAAAAAGCTGTGGAGTACTTCCAGGACAACAATCCCGACAGCCCAGAACTCAACACAGTT AAAGCTCGATTTGAGAAAGGGAAGGAGCTGCTGGAGGCGGAGTTTCGCAGCCTGTTGACACGCTACAGTAAGCCCGTGCCGCCCGTTCTGATCCTGGATGCGATTGGAGGAGATGAGGACATGGAGGTGCAGGAAGACGTTACGTTGGAGCATCTCCCCGAGGCTGTTCTTCAAGACATCATCTGCATCTCAGCCTGGCTGGTGGAGTATGGACGCAACCaag ATTTTATGAACGTGTACTTTCAGGTTCGGTCCAGTCAGCTGGATCGGTCCATAAAGGGTTTAAAGGAACACTTCCGTAAGAACAGCGCCTCCTCTGCCATCCATTCCCCCGCCGTACAGGCCAAACGCAAGGAGACGCCCACCAAAAAAGCCCCAAAAAGACCAG TCTACATCCCAG GCACGATCCGTAAGGCTCAGAATCTGCTCAAACAATACTCTCAGCATGGCCTGGATGGAAAAAAGGGTTCTAACCTCACTCCCCTGGAAG gGAAAGATGATGTGCTGGACATTGAGATTGATTCATACATCCACTGCATCAGTGCTTTTGTGAAACTGGCTCAAAGCGAGTACGTCTTACTGACTGAGATCATTCCAGAACATCATCAGAAGAAAACCTTTGACTCACTCATACAG GAGGCGTTGGATAATTTGATGTTGGAAGGCGATAACATCGTGTCAGCTGCACGCAGAGCCATCATGAGACACGATTATTCTGCTGTTCTCACTATATTTCCCATCCTGCGACATCTCAAACAAACCAAACCAGACTTTGATGCCACACTGCAG GGAACCGCTGCCAGCACTAAGAACAAACTCCCGGCTCTCATCACTTCTATGGAGACCATCGGAGCCAAAGCGCTCGAGGAGTTTGCTGACAGCATTAAG AATGATCCAGATAAAGAATACAACATGCCGAAAGATGGCACCGTACATGAGCTCACAAGCAAT GCAATCCTCTTCCTACAACAGCTGctggatttccaggagacggcCGGAGCGATGCTGGCATCACAgg TTCTCGGGGACACTTACAATATTCCTTTAGACCCCCGAG AGAGCAGCTCATCTGCCAGCAGCTACAGTTCAGAGTTCAGCCGAAGACTTTTGAGCACATATATCT ATAAAGTCCTCGGTAACCTTCAGCTAAATTTGTCAAATAAAGCGAAAGTCTATGAAGATCCAGCGCTGCGAGCCATTTTCCTTCATAACAACTACAATTACATCCTGAAGTCCCTGGAGAA GTCTGAGTTGATTCAGTTAGTTGCTGTAACTCATAAGCGGGTGGAGAGTTCATATCGTGAACTTATTGAACAGGAGATACAGAATTACCAGCGCAG CTGGTTTAAGGTCACAGAGAATCTGACAGAGCGAAATATACCAGCATTCCTACCTGGAAccaag CTCAAAGACAAGGAACGCCAGATCATCAAGGACAAATTTAAG GGCTTTAATGACGGTTTGGAGGAACTGTGTAAGATTCAAAAGGGCTGGGCGGTTCCTGATAAAGATCAACGTGATGCTATCAGACACGCTCAGAAGAGAGCCGTATCAGACGCTTATAAAGCCTTTCTACAGCG atGTGCAAACATATCGTTCACTAAAAATCCAGAGAAATATCACCGATACAGCCCGGAGCAGGTGGAGGTCATGATTGACAGGCTCTTTGACACCTCAGCGTAG
- the exoc7 gene encoding exocyst complex component 7 isoform X7, with protein MIPTEDASARKRKIEEKLKQEQDTLSFIRESLEKSDQLTNGMVSILSSFESRLMQLENSIIPVHKQTENLQRLQENVDKTLSCMDHVISYYHVAKDTDKIIREGPAGRLDEYLACIAKIQKAVEYFQDNNPDSPELNTVKARFEKGKELLEAEFRSLLTRYSKPVPPVLILDAIGGDEDMEVQEDVTLEHLPEAVLQDIICISAWLVEYGRNQDFMNVYFQVRSSQLDRSIKGLKEHFRKNSASSAIHSPAVQAKRKETPTKKAPKRPVYIPGFDHDLRGVKHLSDDKHVTAAGKDDVLDIEIDSYIHCISAFVKLAQSEYVLLTEIIPEHHQKKTFDSLIQEALDNLMLEGDNIVSAARRAIMRHDYSAVLTIFPILRHLKQTKPDFDATLQGTAASTKNKLPALITSMETIGAKALEEFADSIKNDPDKEYNMPKDGTVHELTSNAILFLQQLLDFQETAGAMLASQVLGDTYNIPLDPRESSSSASSYSSEFSRRLLSTYIYKVLGNLQLNLSNKAKVYEDPALRAIFLHNNYNYILKSLEKSELIQLVAVTHKRVESSYRELIEQEIQNYQRSWFKVTENLTERNIPAFLPGTKLKDKERQIIKDKFKGFNDGLEELCKIQKGWAVPDKDQRDAIRHAQKRAVSDAYKAFLQRCANISFTKNPEKYHRYSPEQVEVMIDRLFDTSA; from the exons GAACAGGACACACTGTCATTTATTCGCGAAAGTCTGGAGAAAAGTGATCAGTTGACTAATG GAATGGTGTCGATTCTGTCTTCATTTGAGAGCCGTTTAATGCAGCTGGAAAACTCCATCATACCGGTTCATAAACAAACAGAGAACCTGCAGAGATTACAGGAGAACGTTGATAAAACTCTCTCTTGTATGGATCATGTCATCAGTTATTACCACGTCGCCAAAGATACAGACAAGATCATCCGTGAGGG CCCGGCGGGTCGTCTGGATGAATATCTGGCCTGCATTGCAAAGATCCAAAAAGCTGTGGAGTACTTCCAGGACAACAATCCCGACAGCCCAGAACTCAACACAGTT AAAGCTCGATTTGAGAAAGGGAAGGAGCTGCTGGAGGCGGAGTTTCGCAGCCTGTTGACACGCTACAGTAAGCCCGTGCCGCCCGTTCTGATCCTGGATGCGATTGGAGGAGATGAGGACATGGAGGTGCAGGAAGACGTTACGTTGGAGCATCTCCCCGAGGCTGTTCTTCAAGACATCATCTGCATCTCAGCCTGGCTGGTGGAGTATGGACGCAACCaag ATTTTATGAACGTGTACTTTCAGGTTCGGTCCAGTCAGCTGGATCGGTCCATAAAGGGTTTAAAGGAACACTTCCGTAAGAACAGCGCCTCCTCTGCCATCCATTCCCCCGCCGTACAGGCCAAACGCAAGGAGACGCCCACCAAAAAAGCCCCAAAAAGACCAG TCTACATCCCAG GTTTCGATCATGACCTGCGTGGGGTTAAGCACCTGTCTGATGACAAGCATGTGACGGCTGCAG gGAAAGATGATGTGCTGGACATTGAGATTGATTCATACATCCACTGCATCAGTGCTTTTGTGAAACTGGCTCAAAGCGAGTACGTCTTACTGACTGAGATCATTCCAGAACATCATCAGAAGAAAACCTTTGACTCACTCATACAG GAGGCGTTGGATAATTTGATGTTGGAAGGCGATAACATCGTGTCAGCTGCACGCAGAGCCATCATGAGACACGATTATTCTGCTGTTCTCACTATATTTCCCATCCTGCGACATCTCAAACAAACCAAACCAGACTTTGATGCCACACTGCAG GGAACCGCTGCCAGCACTAAGAACAAACTCCCGGCTCTCATCACTTCTATGGAGACCATCGGAGCCAAAGCGCTCGAGGAGTTTGCTGACAGCATTAAG AATGATCCAGATAAAGAATACAACATGCCGAAAGATGGCACCGTACATGAGCTCACAAGCAAT GCAATCCTCTTCCTACAACAGCTGctggatttccaggagacggcCGGAGCGATGCTGGCATCACAgg TTCTCGGGGACACTTACAATATTCCTTTAGACCCCCGAG AGAGCAGCTCATCTGCCAGCAGCTACAGTTCAGAGTTCAGCCGAAGACTTTTGAGCACATATATCT ATAAAGTCCTCGGTAACCTTCAGCTAAATTTGTCAAATAAAGCGAAAGTCTATGAAGATCCAGCGCTGCGAGCCATTTTCCTTCATAACAACTACAATTACATCCTGAAGTCCCTGGAGAA GTCTGAGTTGATTCAGTTAGTTGCTGTAACTCATAAGCGGGTGGAGAGTTCATATCGTGAACTTATTGAACAGGAGATACAGAATTACCAGCGCAG CTGGTTTAAGGTCACAGAGAATCTGACAGAGCGAAATATACCAGCATTCCTACCTGGAAccaag CTCAAAGACAAGGAACGCCAGATCATCAAGGACAAATTTAAG GGCTTTAATGACGGTTTGGAGGAACTGTGTAAGATTCAAAAGGGCTGGGCGGTTCCTGATAAAGATCAACGTGATGCTATCAGACACGCTCAGAAGAGAGCCGTATCAGACGCTTATAAAGCCTTTCTACAGCG atGTGCAAACATATCGTTCACTAAAAATCCAGAGAAATATCACCGATACAGCCCGGAGCAGGTGGAGGTCATGATTGACAGGCTCTTTGACACCTCAGCGTAG
- the exoc7 gene encoding exocyst complex component 7 isoform X8 yields MIPTEDASARKRKIEEKLKQEQDTLSFIRESLEKSDQLTNGMVSILSSFESRLMQLENSIIPVHKQTENLQRLQENVDKTLSCMDHVISYYHVAKDTDKIIREGPAGRLDEYLACIAKIQKAVEYFQDNNPDSPELNTVKARFEKGKELLEAEFRSLLTRYSKPVPPVLILDAIGGDEDMEVQEDVTLEHLPEAVLQDIICISAWLVEYGRNQDFMNVYFQVRSSQLDRSIKGLKEHFRKNSASSAIHSPAVQAKRKETPTKKAPKRPVYIPGTIRKAQNLLKQYSQHGLDGKKGSNLTPLEGKDDVLDIEIDSYIHCISAFVKLAQSEYVLLTEIIPEHHQKKTFDSLIQEALDNLMLEGDNIVSAARRAIMRHDYSAVLTIFPILRHLKQTKPDFDATLQGTAASTKNKLPALITSMETIGAKALEEFADSIKNDPDKEYNMPKDGTVHELTSNAILFLQQLLDFQETAGAMLASQESSSSASSYSSEFSRRLLSTYIYKVLGNLQLNLSNKAKVYEDPALRAIFLHNNYNYILKSLEKSELIQLVAVTHKRVESSYRELIEQEIQNYQRSWFKVTENLTERNIPAFLPGTKLKDKERQIIKDKFKGFNDGLEELCKIQKGWAVPDKDQRDAIRHAQKRAVSDAYKAFLQRCANISFTKNPEKYHRYSPEQVEVMIDRLFDTSA; encoded by the exons GAACAGGACACACTGTCATTTATTCGCGAAAGTCTGGAGAAAAGTGATCAGTTGACTAATG GAATGGTGTCGATTCTGTCTTCATTTGAGAGCCGTTTAATGCAGCTGGAAAACTCCATCATACCGGTTCATAAACAAACAGAGAACCTGCAGAGATTACAGGAGAACGTTGATAAAACTCTCTCTTGTATGGATCATGTCATCAGTTATTACCACGTCGCCAAAGATACAGACAAGATCATCCGTGAGGG CCCGGCGGGTCGTCTGGATGAATATCTGGCCTGCATTGCAAAGATCCAAAAAGCTGTGGAGTACTTCCAGGACAACAATCCCGACAGCCCAGAACTCAACACAGTT AAAGCTCGATTTGAGAAAGGGAAGGAGCTGCTGGAGGCGGAGTTTCGCAGCCTGTTGACACGCTACAGTAAGCCCGTGCCGCCCGTTCTGATCCTGGATGCGATTGGAGGAGATGAGGACATGGAGGTGCAGGAAGACGTTACGTTGGAGCATCTCCCCGAGGCTGTTCTTCAAGACATCATCTGCATCTCAGCCTGGCTGGTGGAGTATGGACGCAACCaag ATTTTATGAACGTGTACTTTCAGGTTCGGTCCAGTCAGCTGGATCGGTCCATAAAGGGTTTAAAGGAACACTTCCGTAAGAACAGCGCCTCCTCTGCCATCCATTCCCCCGCCGTACAGGCCAAACGCAAGGAGACGCCCACCAAAAAAGCCCCAAAAAGACCAG TCTACATCCCAG GCACGATCCGTAAGGCTCAGAATCTGCTCAAACAATACTCTCAGCATGGCCTGGATGGAAAAAAGGGTTCTAACCTCACTCCCCTGGAAG gGAAAGATGATGTGCTGGACATTGAGATTGATTCATACATCCACTGCATCAGTGCTTTTGTGAAACTGGCTCAAAGCGAGTACGTCTTACTGACTGAGATCATTCCAGAACATCATCAGAAGAAAACCTTTGACTCACTCATACAG GAGGCGTTGGATAATTTGATGTTGGAAGGCGATAACATCGTGTCAGCTGCACGCAGAGCCATCATGAGACACGATTATTCTGCTGTTCTCACTATATTTCCCATCCTGCGACATCTCAAACAAACCAAACCAGACTTTGATGCCACACTGCAG GGAACCGCTGCCAGCACTAAGAACAAACTCCCGGCTCTCATCACTTCTATGGAGACCATCGGAGCCAAAGCGCTCGAGGAGTTTGCTGACAGCATTAAG AATGATCCAGATAAAGAATACAACATGCCGAAAGATGGCACCGTACATGAGCTCACAAGCAAT GCAATCCTCTTCCTACAACAGCTGctggatttccaggagacggcCGGAGCGATGCTGGCATCACAgg AGAGCAGCTCATCTGCCAGCAGCTACAGTTCAGAGTTCAGCCGAAGACTTTTGAGCACATATATCT ATAAAGTCCTCGGTAACCTTCAGCTAAATTTGTCAAATAAAGCGAAAGTCTATGAAGATCCAGCGCTGCGAGCCATTTTCCTTCATAACAACTACAATTACATCCTGAAGTCCCTGGAGAA GTCTGAGTTGATTCAGTTAGTTGCTGTAACTCATAAGCGGGTGGAGAGTTCATATCGTGAACTTATTGAACAGGAGATACAGAATTACCAGCGCAG CTGGTTTAAGGTCACAGAGAATCTGACAGAGCGAAATATACCAGCATTCCTACCTGGAAccaag CTCAAAGACAAGGAACGCCAGATCATCAAGGACAAATTTAAG GGCTTTAATGACGGTTTGGAGGAACTGTGTAAGATTCAAAAGGGCTGGGCGGTTCCTGATAAAGATCAACGTGATGCTATCAGACACGCTCAGAAGAGAGCCGTATCAGACGCTTATAAAGCCTTTCTACAGCG atGTGCAAACATATCGTTCACTAAAAATCCAGAGAAATATCACCGATACAGCCCGGAGCAGGTGGAGGTCATGATTGACAGGCTCTTTGACACCTCAGCGTAG
- the exoc7 gene encoding exocyst complex component 7 isoform X6 produces MIPTEDASARKRKIEEKLKQEQDTLSFIRESLEKSDQLTNGMVSILSSFESRLMQLENSIIPVHKQTENLQRLQENVDKTLSCMDHVISYYHVAKDTDKIIREGPAGRLDEYLACIAKIQKAVEYFQDNNPDSPELNTVKARFEKGKELLEAEFRSLLTRYSKPVPPVLILDAIGGDEDMEVQEDVTLEHLPEAVLQDIICISAWLVEYGRNQDFMNVYFQVRSSQLDRSIKGLKEHFRKNSASSAIHSPAVQAKRKETPTKKAPKRPGTIRKAQNLLKQYSQHGLDGKKGSNLTPLEGKDDVLDIEIDSYIHCISAFVKLAQSEYVLLTEIIPEHHQKKTFDSLIQEALDNLMLEGDNIVSAARRAIMRHDYSAVLTIFPILRHLKQTKPDFDATLQGTAASTKNKLPALITSMETIGAKALEEFADSIKNDPDKEYNMPKDGTVHELTSNAILFLQQLLDFQETAGAMLASQVLGDTYNIPLDPRESSSSASSYSSEFSRRLLSTYIYKVLGNLQLNLSNKAKVYEDPALRAIFLHNNYNYILKSLEKSELIQLVAVTHKRVESSYRELIEQEIQNYQRSWFKVTENLTERNIPAFLPGTKLKDKERQIIKDKFKGFNDGLEELCKIQKGWAVPDKDQRDAIRHAQKRAVSDAYKAFLQRCANISFTKNPEKYHRYSPEQVEVMIDRLFDTSA; encoded by the exons GAACAGGACACACTGTCATTTATTCGCGAAAGTCTGGAGAAAAGTGATCAGTTGACTAATG GAATGGTGTCGATTCTGTCTTCATTTGAGAGCCGTTTAATGCAGCTGGAAAACTCCATCATACCGGTTCATAAACAAACAGAGAACCTGCAGAGATTACAGGAGAACGTTGATAAAACTCTCTCTTGTATGGATCATGTCATCAGTTATTACCACGTCGCCAAAGATACAGACAAGATCATCCGTGAGGG CCCGGCGGGTCGTCTGGATGAATATCTGGCCTGCATTGCAAAGATCCAAAAAGCTGTGGAGTACTTCCAGGACAACAATCCCGACAGCCCAGAACTCAACACAGTT AAAGCTCGATTTGAGAAAGGGAAGGAGCTGCTGGAGGCGGAGTTTCGCAGCCTGTTGACACGCTACAGTAAGCCCGTGCCGCCCGTTCTGATCCTGGATGCGATTGGAGGAGATGAGGACATGGAGGTGCAGGAAGACGTTACGTTGGAGCATCTCCCCGAGGCTGTTCTTCAAGACATCATCTGCATCTCAGCCTGGCTGGTGGAGTATGGACGCAACCaag ATTTTATGAACGTGTACTTTCAGGTTCGGTCCAGTCAGCTGGATCGGTCCATAAAGGGTTTAAAGGAACACTTCCGTAAGAACAGCGCCTCCTCTGCCATCCATTCCCCCGCCGTACAGGCCAAACGCAAGGAGACGCCCACCAAAAAAGCCCCAAAAAGACCAG GCACGATCCGTAAGGCTCAGAATCTGCTCAAACAATACTCTCAGCATGGCCTGGATGGAAAAAAGGGTTCTAACCTCACTCCCCTGGAAG gGAAAGATGATGTGCTGGACATTGAGATTGATTCATACATCCACTGCATCAGTGCTTTTGTGAAACTGGCTCAAAGCGAGTACGTCTTACTGACTGAGATCATTCCAGAACATCATCAGAAGAAAACCTTTGACTCACTCATACAG GAGGCGTTGGATAATTTGATGTTGGAAGGCGATAACATCGTGTCAGCTGCACGCAGAGCCATCATGAGACACGATTATTCTGCTGTTCTCACTATATTTCCCATCCTGCGACATCTCAAACAAACCAAACCAGACTTTGATGCCACACTGCAG GGAACCGCTGCCAGCACTAAGAACAAACTCCCGGCTCTCATCACTTCTATGGAGACCATCGGAGCCAAAGCGCTCGAGGAGTTTGCTGACAGCATTAAG AATGATCCAGATAAAGAATACAACATGCCGAAAGATGGCACCGTACATGAGCTCACAAGCAAT GCAATCCTCTTCCTACAACAGCTGctggatttccaggagacggcCGGAGCGATGCTGGCATCACAgg TTCTCGGGGACACTTACAATATTCCTTTAGACCCCCGAG AGAGCAGCTCATCTGCCAGCAGCTACAGTTCAGAGTTCAGCCGAAGACTTTTGAGCACATATATCT ATAAAGTCCTCGGTAACCTTCAGCTAAATTTGTCAAATAAAGCGAAAGTCTATGAAGATCCAGCGCTGCGAGCCATTTTCCTTCATAACAACTACAATTACATCCTGAAGTCCCTGGAGAA GTCTGAGTTGATTCAGTTAGTTGCTGTAACTCATAAGCGGGTGGAGAGTTCATATCGTGAACTTATTGAACAGGAGATACAGAATTACCAGCGCAG CTGGTTTAAGGTCACAGAGAATCTGACAGAGCGAAATATACCAGCATTCCTACCTGGAAccaag CTCAAAGACAAGGAACGCCAGATCATCAAGGACAAATTTAAG GGCTTTAATGACGGTTTGGAGGAACTGTGTAAGATTCAAAAGGGCTGGGCGGTTCCTGATAAAGATCAACGTGATGCTATCAGACACGCTCAGAAGAGAGCCGTATCAGACGCTTATAAAGCCTTTCTACAGCG atGTGCAAACATATCGTTCACTAAAAATCCAGAGAAATATCACCGATACAGCCCGGAGCAGGTGGAGGTCATGATTGACAGGCTCTTTGACACCTCAGCGTAG
- the exoc7 gene encoding exocyst complex component 7 isoform X3: protein MIPTEDASARKRKIEEKLKQEQDTLSFIRESLEKSDQLTNGMVSILSSFESRLMQLENSIIPVHKQTENLQRLQENVDKTLSCMDHVISYYHVAKDTDKIIREGPAGRLDEYLACIAKIQKAVEYFQDNNPDSPELNTVKARFEKGKELLEAEFRSLLTRYSKPVPPVLILDAIGGDEDMEVQEDVTLEHLPEAVLQDIICISAWLVEYGRNQDFMNVYFQVRSSQLDRSIKGLKEHFRKNSASSAIHSPAVQAKRKETPTKKAPKRPVYIPGTIRKAQNLLKQYSQHGLDGKKGSNLTPLEGFDHDLRGVKHLSDDKHVTAAGKDDVLDIEIDSYIHCISAFVKLAQSEYVLLTEIIPEHHQKKTFDSLIQEALDNLMLEGDNIVSAARRAIMRHDYSAVLTIFPILRHLKQTKPDFDATLQGTAASTKNKLPALITSMETIGAKALEEFADSIKNDPDKEYNMPKDGTVHELTSNAILFLQQLLDFQETAGAMLASQESSSSASSYSSEFSRRLLSTYIYKVLGNLQLNLSNKAKVYEDPALRAIFLHNNYNYILKSLEKSELIQLVAVTHKRVESSYRELIEQEIQNYQRSWFKVTENLTERNIPAFLPGTKLKDKERQIIKDKFKGFNDGLEELCKIQKGWAVPDKDQRDAIRHAQKRAVSDAYKAFLQRCANISFTKNPEKYHRYSPEQVEVMIDRLFDTSA from the exons GAACAGGACACACTGTCATTTATTCGCGAAAGTCTGGAGAAAAGTGATCAGTTGACTAATG GAATGGTGTCGATTCTGTCTTCATTTGAGAGCCGTTTAATGCAGCTGGAAAACTCCATCATACCGGTTCATAAACAAACAGAGAACCTGCAGAGATTACAGGAGAACGTTGATAAAACTCTCTCTTGTATGGATCATGTCATCAGTTATTACCACGTCGCCAAAGATACAGACAAGATCATCCGTGAGGG CCCGGCGGGTCGTCTGGATGAATATCTGGCCTGCATTGCAAAGATCCAAAAAGCTGTGGAGTACTTCCAGGACAACAATCCCGACAGCCCAGAACTCAACACAGTT AAAGCTCGATTTGAGAAAGGGAAGGAGCTGCTGGAGGCGGAGTTTCGCAGCCTGTTGACACGCTACAGTAAGCCCGTGCCGCCCGTTCTGATCCTGGATGCGATTGGAGGAGATGAGGACATGGAGGTGCAGGAAGACGTTACGTTGGAGCATCTCCCCGAGGCTGTTCTTCAAGACATCATCTGCATCTCAGCCTGGCTGGTGGAGTATGGACGCAACCaag ATTTTATGAACGTGTACTTTCAGGTTCGGTCCAGTCAGCTGGATCGGTCCATAAAGGGTTTAAAGGAACACTTCCGTAAGAACAGCGCCTCCTCTGCCATCCATTCCCCCGCCGTACAGGCCAAACGCAAGGAGACGCCCACCAAAAAAGCCCCAAAAAGACCAG TCTACATCCCAG GCACGATCCGTAAGGCTCAGAATCTGCTCAAACAATACTCTCAGCATGGCCTGGATGGAAAAAAGGGTTCTAACCTCACTCCCCTGGAAG GTTTCGATCATGACCTGCGTGGGGTTAAGCACCTGTCTGATGACAAGCATGTGACGGCTGCAG gGAAAGATGATGTGCTGGACATTGAGATTGATTCATACATCCACTGCATCAGTGCTTTTGTGAAACTGGCTCAAAGCGAGTACGTCTTACTGACTGAGATCATTCCAGAACATCATCAGAAGAAAACCTTTGACTCACTCATACAG GAGGCGTTGGATAATTTGATGTTGGAAGGCGATAACATCGTGTCAGCTGCACGCAGAGCCATCATGAGACACGATTATTCTGCTGTTCTCACTATATTTCCCATCCTGCGACATCTCAAACAAACCAAACCAGACTTTGATGCCACACTGCAG GGAACCGCTGCCAGCACTAAGAACAAACTCCCGGCTCTCATCACTTCTATGGAGACCATCGGAGCCAAAGCGCTCGAGGAGTTTGCTGACAGCATTAAG AATGATCCAGATAAAGAATACAACATGCCGAAAGATGGCACCGTACATGAGCTCACAAGCAAT GCAATCCTCTTCCTACAACAGCTGctggatttccaggagacggcCGGAGCGATGCTGGCATCACAgg AGAGCAGCTCATCTGCCAGCAGCTACAGTTCAGAGTTCAGCCGAAGACTTTTGAGCACATATATCT ATAAAGTCCTCGGTAACCTTCAGCTAAATTTGTCAAATAAAGCGAAAGTCTATGAAGATCCAGCGCTGCGAGCCATTTTCCTTCATAACAACTACAATTACATCCTGAAGTCCCTGGAGAA GTCTGAGTTGATTCAGTTAGTTGCTGTAACTCATAAGCGGGTGGAGAGTTCATATCGTGAACTTATTGAACAGGAGATACAGAATTACCAGCGCAG CTGGTTTAAGGTCACAGAGAATCTGACAGAGCGAAATATACCAGCATTCCTACCTGGAAccaag CTCAAAGACAAGGAACGCCAGATCATCAAGGACAAATTTAAG GGCTTTAATGACGGTTTGGAGGAACTGTGTAAGATTCAAAAGGGCTGGGCGGTTCCTGATAAAGATCAACGTGATGCTATCAGACACGCTCAGAAGAGAGCCGTATCAGACGCTTATAAAGCCTTTCTACAGCG atGTGCAAACATATCGTTCACTAAAAATCCAGAGAAATATCACCGATACAGCCCGGAGCAGGTGGAGGTCATGATTGACAGGCTCTTTGACACCTCAGCGTAG